The genomic interval TGTATTCAAGACCTTCAGGAGGAGCTTCAACTAAATTGTGGGCCCCAGCAGCCATTGAAGGGGAAACATATGCCCCAACTCCAATAATACTAGATGTTGTACCTCCTGGTGCACCCACAGTGTTCAACGCTGGCCCATTATTACCAGCACTGCTGATGAATATCAGCCGATGCTTGTTTACTACCTAAATGTTCAAATAAGTCGCTTGACACTTAAATGAGGTTATGACCTAGAGTAATGCAAAAAGTTAATTCAAGAACATGGATTATCTCACCTCATTTACGAGGTCAACAAAACGACCATAGTCTGGAAGCAATGTGGCTTCCCCATAACTCATGTTTACAAGATCACATTTGTGCTGCACTACAAGTAGTTATCATGAATATTCTAAGATTTAAAAGTTGACGCATCAAAAGTTTTTAGTGGAATGAATATTCTAATGATTAAAGATGAGGCATCAAAATTTACAGTGACCTTCCCCTTAACATGACATTATTAAACACGCCCTGGACATATCTAATGACTGATGAGCTGGAACTGACATGCAAGGGAAAAAAATGGCCGCGAAAATGAACTAATATGtacaatacattttttttaaaatttttcaaaaatgcaGACAGATGTTGCCAATATCCAAATTGCAGAAAGATTCCAAGGGGGCCCAACCAAACTGCCGATTCCAGTTTTATAGTCCTCTAAATATTGACAAAAACCATTGTTCTAAAATTCGGCCTAGGCGTCGGCCGACCGCAACGAAAAAGTGCTAGTCGGCTGGCCTAGGTGGTCTTGGGTGGCTCTAGGTGGCCCTAGGCAGCCCtaggattaaattttttttcctagcttttttttgggctttttttaacaagttttttgggtttttaatttaattaaaagcccaattaaaaaaatgaaaatttttttatatataggtCTTAAAAGCTTAAaaagaaatgtgatttgttGGATTGCCCAAACACACAAAATTTCATCTTATTATGTTGATACAATGGAATCCGCCTAACAACGCTTAGTCTTCGTCTAGATGGTCTAGCCATTAGGTGCTGATCTGACGCCCATGAAAAACTCAACGATGAAGTTCACTAACTTTTTGGAAAGAGCGGCTTCAGTTATAAAGTCAGACATAGATGACAAGGATATATCCCTCTTAATGGCCTGAATCAGATCACGTCCCACAAAATTCAGCattgagaaaataaataatttaattattaggctAGCGTAGTTGTCAAAGACAAGCGCCTCTCGCCTATTAGGGCTACTGCGCTAGTACCTTGTGATATAAGCaacattaaaatattaactTTCTATTGTTACATGAATAAGGTGCAGCATATATTCCAGGGGGAAAAACCTACGTCCACAGCTGCAATCAGTGCTCGAACCAACCCTGTCCCCGTTTCCATTGAACCCAAGCGTGAGTCCCCAATTTTACATGAAATCAACTGAGCTCCAGGGGCAACTCCATTTAAAAGTGGCTCCTTGATGTTCGAACAGATATTAGGGTATAAATGCAAGTATGCAAAATAAAAACTGGATGATACGATTTACTAATGGTGCCTAAATAAAACTACCTTTGGATGGTAAGCAGCTGTGATACCAGCAACGTGAGTACCATGCGGAGAACAGTCTGTAACAATACTCAATACATTGCCTTCATCGTATATGTTAAGGACAAATGCACATGCATCGAATTTGCTAAAGATTCCGAATTTCCGTTCAATCCTGTAATTACATAAGAGTTACCAGACAAATTCCAGGAATACAACATGCAAGCAATATTAACACTCTGAATTTGCATATTTCAAGGTACCAATATCACCAAACAAATAAAGACTCATGTGCAAGGGAAAAAATTGCAAGTGAAGAAAAAAGTAAGcaactgattattttaaataaaatattcaaaataaaataaacttttcCTGGTGCCTCGTATGAAGAAGAGCTCTCAAGATATCACAGGCAACTTTTTGAATGGCTGGAAGATGGTGGATGGCTGCTCTTTCTGTAAATTTCATTACAGAAGTTCATGATTTTAATAGGTGGTTTTCTATAGCAGATTTATGCCACCAATTTTACAGGGTTTGCTAACAAAATATGACAATGATTTTTAAAGTAGAATTTACAATCTGTTGACAAATATTCgtgcatgatttatttgacCAGATGCCTCATATATGGAGACAACAAACAGCAGACCTACCTTCATCAGAATCTGATGTTTTATGGAGTCGAGACCAAACTTTTGAGGACCAGATTTGCATGTCTGCTCCTATTCAAACTACTTCCTACTGTCCACACTAAATGGccagattaaattttttttttgatcagAAACTaagatttattataatattaaacgAGTTTACAAATTTTGTGGATGAGCGGTCCACATTGCACAACATCAAAATAGAAACTCGACAGTAGAAATCCTATAGCACTTTATCACAAATTTGTTAACAATAAAGAAAACTCCAATCTCTAACAATGTCCGAGACCGTCATATGCTGAAACTGTGGTAAAACGATCGTCCAGCTAGCCACTCTGAATTTGATCTTCTCCCATAGATCTTCCCACGAGTCATCTCTGTCCCTGAAAATTCTATTGTTGCGCTCCATCCAGATTGACCAAAAGATGCAATGGACAACTATGTACCAAAATTTATGAAGTCCCTTCCCCTTTAGGAATCCCGGTTCCATGAGAAACATGTCTTTCGATCCGCTTGGGAAAGTCCACTCGAATCGAAGTTGATGCATAACTTTGATCCATATTTTAGTCGTGTATGAACAATGCAACAAAATATGATCTTGGTTTTCCCCGGTTTCCTTGCATAGAGTACACCACTGGGGTGATAATACACTACCCGGCCTTCGTTTCTGCACCGCATCACAAGTGTGCAGTTTTCCCAAAGCAACAATCCAAGAAAACACTTTTACCTTTAGTGGTATTGGTACTTGCCAGATGTTGGGATAGTATGGAAAATCACCAGATGAGTTGACTGAGAAAAAAGATTCATAAAGAGATGAGACCGAAAAAGCACCAGAAGGATCTCCTAACCAAACCCGAATGTCCACTAACCCCACGCACAACCTAACTGAGTCTAAGACACCTAAAAGATCACTGAACTCTACCAACTCTATATTGTTTAACCCTCTTCTGAACCTCACATCCCACTGAAAGTTAGATACACCCTGAGAATCATCGACAGAATAAAAGTGATTGATTGGCTTGTTAGTCGACAATGAAAGACGGAAAAGATTAGGAAAACTCTCTTTGAAGGGCAACAATCCCACCCACATATCCTCACAGAAGCGGAGGATATTCCCCCCCTTAAGCACCGTGCCAATCAACTGATGACAAGTCGAGTAAGATCGAGAGATAAACTTCCAAGGGCTTCTCAAAGTGGAGTTCCTCGCCAACCTTGTGTCGCTTCCATTTTCTTGAATCCCATAAATGCTTGCCAAAACTTTTTTCCACAAAGATTCTTGCTCCACTGCgcatctccaccaccatttaCCTAAAAGGGCCGAATTTCTCAACCGTATGTTACCCAAACCAAGACCTCCCCTCTCTTTCGGCTTGCACACTTGTTCCCAAATCCCAACTAACAACATGGCAGTGCGTCTCCCCGTCGGGTCCATCCCACAAAAAGTCCCTCATCAATTTTTCCATAAGTTGTGCCACTCGATTAAGTACCTTGAAAAGGGACATAAAATAGGTCGGAATGGCACTTAGTGCCGATTTAATCAATGTCAACCGACCTCTTCTTGATAGAAATGACTTTTTCCAACTTGCCAATTTTTTTGCCATTTTTTAAACAACGGGTTCCCAGAATTCCATTTTCATCGGGTTACCTCCCAGAGATGCCCCAAGATACTTAATCGGCCATTGCTCCTTCTTGCACCCAATTGTCCTTGCCATCCTATCAACATCCCCATCCGAGTAGTTCAAACCCAAAATTGATGTTTTTTTGAAGTTAATTTTAAGTCCTGATTTCCTGCAAAACACTTTCAATATCTCCACCGCTTCCATCAAATGGCTTTCAGATTGTACAAGGAAGAGCGTATCATCTGCAAACTGGATGTGTGAAATTTCGATTTTATCCCTTCCAACCACGAGTCCTCTTACGACATTATCCGCCTTGGCCTTATCTACCAACCGCCCCAGTCCATCAATcactaaattaaataagaaatgaGATAATGGGTCTCCTTGTCTGAGTCCTCTTTCCCCTTTAAACTTCCCCCGTGTTCTTCCGTTGATGAATATCGAAAACGAGACATTAGAGATGCAACCCTTAATCCACTTCCTCCATTTTTCTCCAAACCCTTTCTTTTTAAGCACAAAATCAACAAATCTCCTGTCTACATTATCATAAGCTTTTTCCAAATCAACTTTCAATATCCagccttttttctttttccttctaTACTCCTCCACAACTTCGTTGGCGATTATACAGCAATCAGTTATCTGTCTTCCTTTTATGAATGCGCATTGACTTTCCGCTATTGTGTCACTCATTACCACCTTCAATCTGTTTGTCAAaacttttgccaaaattttgtATAAACTCGTTGTCAGACGGATTGGTCTAAAGCCTCTAATCTTCATCGCTTCTTGTTTCTTTGGTATAAGGCAGATATAGTTTTCATTCGTAGATCCATTGACAATTCCTCCCTCAAAGAATTCAGCGAATACTTTCATAAGATCCGTCTTAACTGTTTCCCAATTCCTCTGGTAGAACGCCAATGTAAAACCATCCGGCCCAGGTGCTTTGGATCCATCGCAATCAAACACCGCTCCTCTGATCTCCTCCTCCGAAAAATTCACCTCCAATTGTTCTGCCTCGACTGAATCTATTGGCCTCCACTCCAACCTCTCAATACCCGTACCGTCACCTTCCGATGCCCTATATAGATGTTTGTAAACACCAACGATTTTGTTCtcaatctcttcttcttctaaaaCCACCGACCCCTCCTCCAACTCTATCTTATCGATCATTGCTCTATTCCTTCGGCCAGTCAACAATGAGTGGAAAAACTTAGTGTTTTGGTCCCCTTCTTTGAGCCATTTCACTTTAGCTTTTTGACTCTCCATTTGAAATTTTCGGATGTATAAAATTTCCAGCTCACATCTAGCCTCTCTTCGGTGCTCATGTAAGTTGGCAGACCAATTTCCTTGCGCCTCTCTTTCGTCCAACTGCGCAATTTTGTTTTGCAACTCCGAAATTCTGATGTTCACATCACCGAAGACCTCAATGTTCCATTTTttgacttttatttttatttctttgagTTTACTCATGAATCTATAACCCTCCCATCCCTGCGTGCTACCTGTATTCCACCATGCTGCAACTTCCTCTTTGAATTTGTGGTGCAACAACCAAGCATTCTCGAACCTGAACGGTGAAGGACCCCATCTCAATTTCGCAGTGTCCAACAAAATGAGGTGGTGATCCGATGTAATTCTTGGTAGCACCGTCTGTCTGAACTAAGGGAAGATGTCTTTCCAACCCCCTGATATGAAAAACATATCAAGTCTGCAACATATTGGATTAGCCCGGAAGTAAACTTAGCATTCAGTAGAGGAGGGTCGTGCAGATCCAACTCCTCTATTAGATTGTCAAAGCAGTACATACTTGTGGTATACGAAGTTCTATTCATTTTTTCGCTCAAGTTTCGAACCACATTAAAATCTCCTCCTACGCACCACCTATCTCCACAAATTGAATTCAGACCCGCTAATTCATCCCAAAATAAATCTCTTTTTCTTGGCTTGCATGAGCCGTACACTGCTGTGAACCACCAATTGATGTCATCTTTCCACTTGATTTCAATAGACACTGAGAAATTCCCGAGCAAATTGTCATTTACGTGGACCACTCTAAGATCCCACATCACTAGGATTCCTCCATATCTTCCTTCCGCTGGTAAACTGACCCAATCGACGAATCTTGATTTCCACAAACTTGCAACGAAACAACGATCAACCACAATTTTCTTAGTCTCTAGGACCACAACGATGTCTGGATTTTCCTTTCTAATAACCCTTCGTACTAATTCCCTTCTTCTTGAGGACCCTCCACCCCTAATATTCCACGAGCATATCTTCATATAAACCTGTTTGTTCCTTTCGAACTCGAACATTTCTCATAAGTGATCCCCCATTTTAGCCTGCTCAATTCTTTGCTTAAGCTGCCCGAAGTCTTTGTATTCCTTCTTCGAAATGTACTCAGATCCCACATCCCTAGTTTCCTTTTCATCCCTAAAACTGACCTCCACTACCTTTCTTTTGGAAGCTTCACTCTCGGAACCCGACTTGTCAAGTATGTTTGATTGAACGCCTCCTAACAACCCACTAGAAAACCCCAGAGCAGAGAAAAACGCGGGAAGAATAGCGTGAAGTTTGAAAGAATGATTAAGACTCGATGAATGGAAACATGAAAGTACCTTACCCACTAGAGGTTTAGTGTTTTCAAGAAAAGATGGCTCTGAGATGGGCGTATTTTCTTCTTCCTGTGTGAACATTTCATGAAACTCCACATCATCTGTATCGGTATTATCCTTGAGTTTTGCTTGAGACGATATTTCGCTTCCATCTTCCGAATAATGAAAATTATCGTCCCTAAGGTTGTCTTCTTGATCATCAAAATTATAATCCTCTTCATCATCAAGATCGATATCCCCTATCTTGCTCAAATCCTCCCTGTTCAGTTCATCCCCGCTCAACTCCCCGACTTCATTTAACATCACATCCTCGATGATTGATTTGTTATTCCTTCTGCCGTAGGTTTGTCCGTAGGGTGGCAGCAGCTTGTTTGAATCGGTTACAGGCTTATGTGAGTTCTTGTCCTCATTTTCTTTGATGGAGACCGATTGAATTGGCGAGTGTCTGAAGTCCTCTACATTTTTTGGTACAattctttttaatattttctctaCCTTCCTTCTCATCCGCTGATTAGCCGACAGTGAATTTTCTGATAACCCTTCTTTTGCTGAATTTGAAGGCGAAATCCTTTGCTCTTCCCCCCCATCTTACCCTTGTGACAGCAAGTAGACTCCCCCTTATCTTCGATGGTCCTGGGAATATTGTGATTTCCCCACCCTGCCGCCTTATACTTGCCATTAATCAATACTTGGGCGTAGGTTTGTTTAGTGTAAGATTCGTACGCCTTAAGATCGAAGGAATCAACGGTAATTGTAAGGTTCGAGCATTCCCCGTTTAAGAGCATAGACAACCTGTTCTGAATAAACCCATCTCTAGTTCCTTTGACCTTTATCTTGGCTCTGCTTGAAACCATTAACAATGGCACCTAATTTTTTAATACACTAAAAACTAGATTTTCTTCCTTCTTGACTTCGCCGTTGCGGGAtacaagaataaaaaaaatagtggaAAAAGTAATTACAGAGAAAATCAACATCCCTCTAAAGAAAGTATTGCCCTCTCCAGAAGACAACATAGTGGATGGGAGAGAGAAAGTGTGACCAACAAAAGAACGTCTCTAACGAGATAAATAGCGCTTTTGTTAGCTAAACAAAAAATTGATAACTTTGCTTAACTTATTTTCATACATCTTGTAGAATATTATGCAAGCCTTACAAACTAACTCAAAACGTAAGCAGCCCCTTTTTTCAGACAATTATCCATAACTTGTACATGGTGTGCACTGTGTAGGTATGCTAATTCCACCTCAATAGTTCATCATTCACTATACCATGCTATAATTTTACACAATAATAATTGTGGCATTATGTAATCATCCCATTTACTAAGATACACAAGAACAACCTGCCCAAATAAACGACAAATGTTTGCCAAATTAATACAAGAGCCTCAAAATACCGATAATTTGTTAGAGGAACAAAGTCGGCAAGCTTTCCACATCCTGATACATCATCAAGACTTTGTGTGTCAAGAGCAGCCCTCCATACCTCACCATCATGCCATACAACTGCATCTATAACAGGTCCTTTGTCGTCATAGATCTAAATCATCAAAGCATGACCAAACATTAATAAGAGATAGATCCtcaaacaaaaatgaaaaaaaaacagTAGCACCCACACAGCAATGAAAGATCACTTACATCTGCCTGCTGCTGAAGAAGATCAACTCTATTCTGGAGATCTTCTCGTTCCCTTCTAAGCTTTATATCATCAACTTTAGTGTGTTTCTACAAGTAAAATTACTTGTATAAAAAATCTAGCATAAATATTTTCGTGGAAGAAAAATAAGTCGAGGAGTCCGTCATTAaatgtaaaattaaaatatttccaTCAGTAAgtcacaaaaacaaaaaacataagGGAGGGGGGGtaacaaaaatttatttcagaCATATGTGCTCATCTCCAATTGAGAAGTCTCTCTTTGAAAAGCAGTATCAGCTGATGTGGAAAAAAATCCAACTGAAAtaattagcaaaaaaaaaataagtgcaGAAAAATGAACACCAAGGGCTTCAGTGTATGTTGTAGTTTCCATCAACATTCTTGAACTGTGCTATATATTTAATGCACCATTTAACCAAATCAGAAGTACCGTAAATTCATAATTAGATATggtaatcaaatcaaataataacaTGACTATCCGAGAACTGACAACCTTGTCAAATTCATTAAGCTGATTTACAGCCACCGCTACTGCTTCCTGATTTTTTTCATCCCATCTTTTCTTCCTCTCTTTCTGATACAAAATTTGGGAAGTCGAGGAGCATAGTTATGTAAATAGAGCATTTCCATTTGTCGCACATTATATTCCACTAACAATAATTCACAGAAATACGTCACCTTAACTCTGTCACTTAATGTATGTGTAAAAAGCTCATAGATCAATTTACAGCCAATGTGCCATTCTCCTGATGGATTTTTCCATGATGGATTTACTGCCAAAGAAGCTCCTGTTACATTTCCAGAAACACAAATAAGTAGAATTGAATGAATGCCAAATATTTCACCGAGGACCTACAAGTCAAGTCCATGCTATCCCAAAAATTTGACTTGGCAATCAAAAAACCAACCAGAGGTCCCACGAATGCACCCATCATCATCCGCCTTTACCACAGTCGATGTATCGACGTCTCCACTCCCAGTACTACCAAAAGAATTTAACTAGAAAATTTTAGTAAACTGCATCAATTATCATTCAAGGAGTGGAAATGGTTTTGAATCTCGACAATAATAACTCAACGAGTTAACAATTAACTCAAGAAAAAGTAACAAGTTAACTATTACAGAGCTTAAAATTAGCAGCCGTCCGGGAATTTCATATTACACCATCCAACCACAAAATTGTTGGAAAAGAATCAGTTTTACCATTAAGAAAacgacataaaaaaaaaaaactaaaacatCGAACATCAAGCATAATGTTCACAAGCACCAATTCAAACTCTCAACCTTCCCtacattatcataaaaaatccaTTCACATACCAATCAATAATATCCAAAAGTTTCGGCTTTCCTTCTGAAGTCACACTCAGCCCAGCCGTTGCAGGGTCCACCCCAGAATCTAACAAAAGAACAGCAGTTAGATACTCACAACTCAGCTACACTCAAAATTTTCCAGCAAACCAAAaggaaaataaatcaaaactaaaactTCTCAAAATGGACAACGAGAAAACGAACCAAAAATCGCAATAGACACACCGCGGCCGTCGTACTCCGGATGAGCTTCGACGAACCGATCAGCAGCGATTTCTCTCTTCGGCATAAGAGACGACAAAAACGTGGATTCGTCCAACTTGAAATTACGCAAAGCTCCGTTGTCTTCACCAGAAGGCATCGCCTTTGTTCTAATCCCTGCGAACCCACAATTCTTGCTACGATTGTTCGATCGAAACCGAGAATCTGTGGACTTTCTCACGCTCGAAATGGGCTTTAGCAGAGGAGAAACAGCGAATAGTGCCGATGCGTGGACATTAGtgacattaattaattttgtttgcaTCAGAATGTGGAAATATAGAAAATATTCGCCAATAAATTAACCTAGAGGGGTATTTCGGGGATCTCGTGGGCGTCGGCAAAGTTGCGGCGGCGCAATGCAGGTGTTTGGGCGGCAGCTGAGGTGGGTAGGAGCTCCCAATGTTCGTggcttaaattttaaatgaccTTTTCTATCCTTGCATGAAAATGTATTGACCAATGTAGCCCACGTATGCACGTGGCtctgttaattattttttaaatatttaatattattaataaagattgtctacaaaaaaaaaaaaaaaaaNtaatgaagaaatggttattagactattgaataataaagatattttgccttataggaaaaattacagatttattcatataggtttaatacaaattgcttttagatctttaactttagaaggtttaccagaaagctttatagcagctttaagagatggtagaaatttaaattggaaacaatcccttatgggaataattcaatctagtctggctcatggtccagtatattttgatgtttatccaaatttatctttatctttgtctgatataaatatcttagactctttaacattaaatgttaaaactcatggttataattatactcctggtacagaagttatatgtatctgttatcgtatttattataaaccattgtttacactcaatcctatgtgtaaaagaattgataaaaaaattaaatgaaattattcttataaaaactaattttaatagatctaatattacaacctgtagatctataaaatgggaagaaatagaatttccagaaaattggataattgaacaagctgttcCAAATATGGGAAGGAAATTTTGTCCAAATAAGCAAATTAGATTTGCTTAATTGTTGAATCAATAATTATTGGGCtaattattgattaagaatcaataagaAAAATTCACGAAATCTCCCACCTTTTGGAAGCAAAGTCACGGCCGCTTCgatatttttttgagaaaaataattcgGCCACTTTGTGTTCTTCCACGTCGCACCGTCTCCGGatttttggaaattcggaggctacagtctcaacgcacaaattgtttagattttctagtgcaaaccaaACGAGGAAGACAGTcttcgatcgtggacctaattaggcgatTAAAGGAGAAGAGACATTCGTAAGG from Primulina huaijiensis isolate GDHJ02 unplaced genomic scaffold, ASM1229523v2 scaffold32687, whole genome shotgun sequence carries:
- the LOC140968187 gene encoding tripeptidyl-peptidase 2 isoform X1, with the translated sequence MQTKLINVTNVHASALFAVSPLLKPISSVRKSTDSRFRSNNRSKNCGFAGIRTKAMPSGEDNGALRNFKLDESTFLSSLMPKREIAADRFVEAHPEYDGRGVSIAIFDSGVDPATAGLSVTSEGKPKLLDIIDCTGSGDVDTSTVVKADDDGCIRGTSGASLAVNPSWKNPSGEWHIGCKLIYELFTHTLSDRVKKERKKRWDEKNQEAVAVAVNQLNEFDKKHTKVDDIKLRREREDLQNRVDLLQQQADIYDDKGPVIDAVVWHDGEVWRAALDTQSLDDVSGCGKLADFVPLTNYRIERKFGIFSKFDACAFVLNIYDEGNVLSIVTDCSPHGTHVAGITAAYHPKEPLLNGVAPGAQLISCKIGDSRLGSMETGTGLVRALIAAVDHKCDLVNMSYGEATLLPDYGRFVDLVNEVVNKHRLIFISSAGNNGPALNTVGAPGGTTSSIIGVGAYVSPSMAAGAHNLVEAPPEGLEYTWSSRGPTADGDLGVCISAAGGAMAPVPTWTLQSRMFMNGTSMSSPCACGGVALLISAMKAEGLPVSPYNVREALENTSVPVGGSPEDKLSAGQGLMQVDKAYDYIQKLLDVPSVWYQIKINQSGKSTPTSRGIYLREADSCQQSTEWTVKVEPKFHEDASNLNQLVPFEECVKLHSTGESVVRAPEYLLLTHNGREFNIIVDPTNLSDGLHYYEVQALDCRSPWRGPLFRIPVTITKPKAVKSRPPLIQFQGMSFEPGHIERKFLEVPIGSSWVEVTMKTSGFSTSRRFFINSVQISPLKRPIKWENVATFSSPSSKRFSFAVEGGRTMELAIAQFWSSGAGSHEATIVDFEVTYLSSA
- the LOC140968187 gene encoding tripeptidyl-peptidase 2 isoform X2, which encodes MQTKLINVTNVHASALFAVSPLLKPISSVRKSTDSRFRSNNRSKNCGFAGIRTKAMPSGEDNGALRNFKLDESTFLSSLMPKREIAADRFVEAHPEYDGRGVSIAIFDSGVDPATAGLSVTSEGKPKLLDIIDCTGSGDVDTSTVVKADDDGCIRGTSGASLAVNPSWKNPSGEWHIGCKLIYELFTHTLSDRVKKERKKRWDEKNQEAVAVAVNQLNEFDKKHTKVDDIKLRREREDLQNRVDLLQQQADIYDDKGPVIDAVVWHDGEVWRAALDTQSLDDVSGCGKLADFVPLTNYRIERKFGIFSKFDACAFVLNIYDEGNVLSIVTDCSPHGTHVAGITAAYHPKEPLLNGVAPGAQLISCKIGDSRLGSMETGTGLVRALIAAVDHKCDLVNMSYGEATLLPDYGRFVDLVNEVVNKHRLIFISSAGNNGPALNTVGAPGGTTSSIIGVGAYVSPSMAAGAHNLVEAPPEGLEYTWSSRGPTADGDLGVCISAAGGAMAPVPTWTLQSRMFMNGTSMSSPCACGGVALLISAMKAEGLPVSPYNVREALENTSVPVGGSPEDKLSAGQGLMQVDKAYDYIQKLLDVPSVWYQIKINQSGKSTPTSRGIYLREADSCQQSTEVLIFHV